A window from Ignavibacteriota bacterium encodes these proteins:
- the leuB gene encoding 3-isopropylmalate dehydrogenase produces MNYKIALLPGDGIGIEVTNAAVKVISFIAEKFNLKIEFNEYAIGGNCYDKFGTPLTEETLQGCYNSDAVFLGAVGGLQWEKLPHHLKPEAALLKLREKLELFANIRPARIYPSMLDNSTLKKDVLDGTDFIVLRELTGGIYFGQPRGMDENKGWNTMIYSTHEVERIARKAFEIAAKREKVVTSVDKANVLEVSQFWRNVVEKVHKDYPDIKLNHMYVDNAAMQLVRNPKQFDVILTGNIFGDILSDISGMITGSLGMLPSASLGNKYSLYEPVHGSAPDIAGQNKANPIAAISSAAMMFDLSFGMTKAAEIIEKGITLTLDEGFRTSDIATSESKVVSTTEMTSLIINNIEKVFTEEAIGVFLL; encoded by the coding sequence ATGAATTATAAAATTGCACTTTTACCTGGAGACGGTATTGGAATTGAAGTTACAAATGCTGCTGTAAAAGTTATAAGTTTTATTGCAGAAAAATTCAATTTAAAAATTGAATTTAATGAATACGCAATTGGCGGAAATTGTTATGATAAATTTGGAACTCCGTTAACCGAAGAAACTCTTCAAGGATGTTATAATTCCGATGCGGTATTTCTTGGAGCTGTTGGCGGATTGCAATGGGAAAAACTTCCGCATCACTTAAAGCCGGAAGCGGCTTTGCTTAAGCTAAGGGAAAAATTAGAGCTTTTTGCAAATATTAGACCGGCAAGAATTTATCCTTCCATGTTGGATAATTCTACATTAAAAAAAGATGTTTTGGATGGAACTGATTTTATTGTTCTTAGAGAATTAACCGGCGGAATTTATTTTGGTCAACCGCGCGGTATGGATGAAAACAAAGGCTGGAACACAATGATTTATTCAACTCATGAAGTTGAACGAATTGCAAGAAAAGCTTTTGAGATTGCCGCAAAAAGAGAAAAAGTTGTAACAAGTGTTGATAAAGCAAATGTTCTTGAGGTTTCACAATTTTGGCGAAATGTGGTAGAGAAAGTTCACAAAGATTATCCGGATATAAAATTGAATCACATGTATGTTGATAATGCGGCAATGCAGCTTGTACGAAATCCTAAACAATTTGATGTAATTCTAACTGGAAATATTTTTGGCGATATTTTAAGCGATATTTCCGGAATGATAACCGGAAGTTTAGGAATGTTGCCATCGGCAAGTTTGGGAAATAAATATTCGCTTTATGAACCGGTTCATGGAAGCGCACCGGATATTGCCGGACAAAACAAAGCAAATCCTATAGCAGCAATTTCTTCTGCAGCAATGATGTTTGATTTATCATTTGGTATGACTAAAGCCGCAGAAATTATTGAGAAAGGAATAACATTAACATTAGATGAGGGTTTTAGAACTTCTGATATTGCTACTTCAGAAAGTAAAGTTGTTTCAACAACAGAAATGACATCGCTAATTATCAATAATATAGAAAAGGTTTTTACGGAAGAAGCTATCGGAGTGTTTTTACTTTAG
- a CDS encoding lysoplasmalogenase: MKIDFLPLILIIISVAIHLVADYKIKSITYFTKPIPMIIIIGFFLFSENCFSSNKIFILFGFIFSLTGDIFLLNKNNFVKGLLSFLIAHIFYIIFVLSTSQFQFTIILFAITFLIFSTFYFAIISKINSNKIFVIIYSLIILFLLWQSLEWTFPSPNNVNIIFLMGIISFVISDSVLAYNRFVKSFYLAQFVILFTYFAAQYLILISIST; this comes from the coding sequence TTGAAAATAGATTTTCTCCCGCTAATTTTAATTATTATATCGGTAGCAATTCATCTTGTTGCCGATTATAAAATTAAAAGTATTACATACTTCACAAAACCAATTCCAATGATTATTATTATTGGCTTCTTCTTATTCTCAGAAAATTGTTTTTCATCTAACAAAATTTTTATTCTTTTTGGATTTATTTTTTCTTTAACGGGTGATATTTTTTTATTGAATAAAAATAATTTTGTTAAAGGATTATTATCATTTCTAATTGCACATATTTTTTATATCATTTTTGTATTATCAACTTCTCAATTTCAATTTACAATTATTTTATTTGCAATTACATTTTTAATATTTTCAACTTTTTATTTTGCGATAATTAGTAAAATAAATTCCAATAAAATTTTTGTAATTATTTATTCACTAATTATTTTATTTCTACTTTGGCAATCTTTAGAGTGGACTTTTCCTTCACCAAATAATGTAAATATAATTTTCTTAATGGGAATAATTTCGTTTGTGATTTCAGATTCAGTTCTTGCATACAATAGATTTGTTAAAAGTTTTTATTTAGCACAATTCGTTATACTTTTTACATATTTTGCAGCACAGTATTTAATTCTAATTTCAATTTCTACATGA
- the ilvC gene encoding ketol-acid reductoisomerase encodes MKVYYDQDASLELLKNKNIAVLGYGSQGHAHALNLKDSGMNVCVGLKENSKNWKVAEEAGLKVYTVSEAVKNSNVIMILLPDQTQKSVYDSEIAPYLKESDTLAFGHGFNIHYKQIVPPANVNVMMIAPKSPGHLVRRTYEQGNGVPCLIAVHQDYTGNTLDLALAWAKGIGGTKAGVIETNFKNETETDLFGEQAVLCGGSAELIKAGFEVLVEAGYPPELAYFECMHEMKLIVDLYYEGGLSRMNFSVSDTAEYGGMTRGPRLITQETKNEMKKILTEVQDGSFANEFISEIKNGSPNFSNLRKSNQEHGIEKVGGELRNMMSWLLKNKK; translated from the coding sequence ATGAAAGTTTATTATGATCAAGATGCGTCATTAGAGTTACTAAAAAATAAAAATATAGCGGTACTTGGATATGGAAGTCAAGGACACGCGCATGCACTAAATCTAAAAGATAGCGGAATGAATGTTTGTGTTGGGCTTAAAGAAAACAGTAAGAATTGGAAAGTTGCTGAAGAAGCTGGATTAAAAGTTTATACAGTTTCAGAAGCGGTAAAAAATTCCAACGTTATTATGATTCTTTTACCGGATCAAACTCAGAAATCTGTTTACGATTCTGAAATTGCTCCATATCTAAAAGAAAGTGATACATTAGCTTTTGGTCATGGATTTAATATTCATTATAAACAAATTGTTCCTCCAGCAAATGTAAATGTAATGATGATTGCACCAAAAAGTCCGGGGCATTTAGTTCGCAGGACTTATGAACAAGGAAATGGAGTTCCGTGTTTAATTGCAGTTCATCAAGATTATACCGGAAACACACTTGATTTAGCATTGGCTTGGGCAAAAGGAATTGGCGGAACTAAAGCCGGAGTTATCGAAACAAATTTTAAAAATGAAACTGAAACAGATTTATTCGGTGAACAAGCTGTGTTGTGCGGCGGTTCGGCAGAATTAATTAAAGCCGGATTTGAAGTTTTAGTTGAAGCTGGATATCCACCGGAATTAGCATATTTTGAATGTATGCACGAAATGAAATTAATTGTTGATCTTTATTATGAAGGCGGACTTTCAAGAATGAATTTTTCTGTAAGTGATACTGCGGAATACGGCGGAATGACAAGAGGTCCAAGATTAATTACTCAAGAAACGAAAAATGAAATGAAGAAAATTTTGACAGAAGTTCAAGACGGAAGTTTTGCAAATGAATTTATAAGTGAAATTAAAAATGGATCACCAAATTTTAGCAATCTTCGCAAGTCAAATCAAGAACATGGAATTGAAAAAGTTGGCGGTGAATTAAGAAATATGATGTCTTGGCTTTTAAAGAATAAAAAGTAA
- the ilvD gene encoding dihydroxy-acid dehydratase: MRSDIIKKGYDKAPHRSLLKATGVIKSDQDFNKPFIGVCNSYIDLIPGHVHLQEFSKIVKDAIREFGGIPFEFNTIGVDDGIAMGHIGMRYSLASRELIADSVETVVEAHQLDGLICIPNCDKIVPGMLMGAVRVNIPTIFISGGPMKAGKLSNGKSSDLVTVFEGVGKFQSGEINESELKELEDLSCPTCGSCSGMFTANSMNCLMEALGMALPGNGTILAIDPARHELAKASAKQLLTLIEKNIKPSDIITKESIRNAITLDVAMGGSTNTILHTLAIANEAGIEIDLNDINKISEKTPNICKVSPARPDIHIEDVHFSGGISAILNELSKNENLLSNNVITVTGNSLLENVMNSKILNNDVIKTLENPYSQTGGLVVLFGNLAENGSIVKAAAVEKEMLVHKGPAVIFDSQDEALEGIKNKKVKAGDVVIIRYEGPKGGPGMPEMLAPTSAIMGMGLGSKVALITDGRFSGGTRGACIGHVSPEAAEGGTIAVVKNGDIISIDIPNNKLEVILSEEEIKIRKSKLEKFEPKIKRGYLARYTQMVTSANTGAILKI, from the coding sequence TTGAGATCTGATATAATTAAAAAAGGTTATGATAAAGCTCCGCACAGAAGTTTGTTAAAAGCAACCGGAGTTATTAAAAGTGATCAAGATTTTAACAAACCTTTTATTGGAGTTTGTAATTCATATATTGATTTAATTCCCGGTCATGTTCACCTTCAAGAATTTAGTAAAATTGTAAAGGATGCAATTAGGGAATTTGGCGGAATTCCTTTCGAATTTAACACAATCGGTGTTGATGATGGAATTGCAATGGGGCATATCGGAATGCGGTATTCTCTTGCAAGTCGCGAACTAATTGCAGATTCAGTTGAAACAGTTGTTGAAGCTCACCAATTAGATGGGTTAATTTGTATTCCAAATTGTGATAAAATTGTTCCCGGAATGTTAATGGGAGCTGTACGAGTAAATATTCCAACAATTTTTATTTCTGGCGGACCAATGAAGGCTGGAAAATTATCAAATGGAAAATCAAGCGATTTAGTGACTGTATTTGAAGGAGTCGGGAAATTTCAATCCGGTGAAATAAACGAAAGCGAATTAAAAGAATTAGAAGATTTAAGTTGCCCAACTTGTGGTTCCTGTTCGGGAATGTTTACTGCAAATTCAATGAATTGTTTAATGGAAGCTTTAGGAATGGCACTTCCGGGAAACGGAACAATTTTAGCAATTGATCCAGCTCGACATGAATTAGCGAAAGCATCCGCAAAACAACTCCTAACACTTATTGAAAAAAATATTAAACCTTCAGATATTATTACAAAAGAATCAATTAGGAACGCAATTACATTAGATGTTGCAATGGGAGGAAGTACAAACACAATACTTCATACTTTGGCAATTGCCAATGAAGCTGGAATTGAAATTGATTTAAATGATATAAATAAAATTTCAGAAAAAACTCCTAATATTTGTAAAGTAAGTCCAGCTCGTCCCGATATTCACATTGAAGATGTACATTTTTCTGGCGGAATTTCTGCAATTCTTAATGAGCTTTCTAAGAATGAAAATTTATTATCAAATAATGTTATAACAGTAACCGGAAATTCGCTTTTAGAAAATGTAATGAATTCTAAAATTCTAAATAATGATGTAATAAAAACATTAGAAAATCCGTATTCGCAGACCGGAGGATTAGTTGTCTTATTCGGAAATCTCGCTGAAAATGGTTCAATTGTTAAAGCAGCAGCTGTTGAAAAGGAAATGTTAGTTCACAAAGGTCCTGCAGTAATTTTTGATAGTCAAGATGAAGCACTTGAAGGAATTAAAAATAAAAAAGTTAAAGCCGGAGATGTTGTTATTATTAGATACGAAGGACCAAAAGGTGGACCCGGAATGCCGGAAATGTTAGCGCCAACAAGTGCAATTATGGGTATGGGTTTAGGGAGTAAAGTTGCATTAATCACGGATGGAAGGTTTTCCGGAGGAACTCGCGGAGCTTGCATCGGACATGTATCTCCCGAAGCTGCAGAAGGCGGAACAATTGCTGTTGTAAAAAATGGTGATATAATTTCTATCGACATTCCAAATAATAAATTAGAAGTTATTTTAAGTGAAGAAGAAATAAAAATTAGAAAAAGTAAATTGGAAAAGTTTGAACCTAAAATTAAACGGGGATATTTAGCAAGATATACTCAAATGGTAACATCAGCTAATACTGGAGCAATATTAAAAATCTAA
- a CDS encoding 2-isopropylmalate synthase — protein sequence MKEKIIIFDTTLRDGEQSPGASLNIYEKLEIAHQLAKLNVDVIEAGFPVSSPAQFDAVHAISSEVEKIIAGLSRANEKDIDAAFKALQPAKYKRIHTFTSTSDYHILGKFGHEKYGISLEEKRKTILKMTFDSVAYAKSLCSDVEYSAEDAGRTDIGYLSEVIEAAIEAGANVVNIPDTTGYTFPTEFGNKIRELKSRVKNIDKAIISVHCHNDLGLAVANSIASIENGARQVECTINGIGERAGNASLEEIVMALKVRGDLLNFDTDINTREIYNSSKLVSGFTGILVQRNKAIVGENAFAHESGIHQDGMLKNRETYEIMTPEIVGYPKTKIILGRHSGRHGLKSRLNELGYEVSEEQLIQLYDEFTKLADKKKEVFDEDLRILMGDTISHKDDLYSLDHLQITSGSNSIPNAVVRIKVDGKIIQESAIGDGPIDAVFNAIERALSIHPEVESYNVRSVTSGRQALGEVLVRIRSNSKSFTGRGISTDIIEASALAYLSALNKKNTSIQLDKKFNSQSELTKVV from the coding sequence ATGAAAGAAAAAATTATAATATTTGATACTACGTTACGCGATGGCGAACAATCTCCGGGAGCCTCATTAAATATTTATGAAAAACTTGAAATTGCGCATCAGCTTGCAAAATTAAATGTTGACGTTATTGAAGCGGGTTTTCCGGTTTCTTCTCCCGCACAATTTGATGCCGTTCATGCAATTTCCTCGGAAGTGGAAAAAATTATTGCCGGACTTTCCAGAGCGAATGAAAAAGATATTGATGCAGCTTTTAAAGCTTTACAGCCGGCTAAATATAAACGCATTCATACTTTTACTAGTACTTCGGATTATCACATTCTTGGAAAATTTGGTCATGAAAAATATGGCATTTCTCTTGAGGAAAAACGTAAAACAATTCTTAAAATGACTTTTGATTCTGTTGCGTATGCAAAATCTTTATGCAGCGATGTTGAGTATTCTGCAGAAGATGCCGGAAGAACAGATATCGGATATTTATCGGAAGTAATTGAAGCAGCAATTGAAGCCGGTGCAAATGTTGTAAATATTCCGGACACAACCGGATATACTTTTCCAACAGAATTTGGAAATAAAATAAGAGAATTAAAAAGTCGTGTTAAAAATATTGATAAAGCGATTATCAGCGTTCATTGTCATAATGATTTGGGTTTAGCAGTTGCAAATTCAATTGCTTCAATAGAGAATGGTGCAAGACAAGTAGAGTGCACAATAAATGGAATTGGTGAGCGCGCCGGAAATGCTTCGTTGGAAGAAATTGTTATGGCGTTAAAAGTCCGCGGAGATTTATTAAATTTTGATACAGATATAAACACAAGAGAAATTTATAATTCTAGCAAATTGGTTTCCGGATTTACCGGAATTTTGGTTCAACGGAATAAAGCAATTGTTGGCGAAAATGCGTTTGCACATGAATCCGGAATTCATCAAGATGGTATGTTGAAAAACAGAGAGACTTATGAAATAATGACTCCGGAAATTGTCGGATATCCCAAAACCAAAATTATTTTAGGAAGACATTCTGGAAGACATGGATTAAAATCAAGATTAAATGAACTTGGCTATGAAGTAAGCGAAGAACAATTAATTCAACTTTATGATGAATTCACAAAACTTGCTGATAAAAAGAAAGAAGTATTTGACGAAGATTTGCGAATTTTAATGGGTGATACAATTTCTCACAAAGATGATTTATATTCATTAGATCATTTGCAAATTACTTCCGGATCAAATTCAATACCAAATGCGGTTGTGCGAATTAAAGTCGATGGAAAAATTATTCAAGAATCTGCAATTGGCGATGGACCAATAGATGCAGTATTTAACGCAATTGAGCGTGCTTTAAGTATTCATCCGGAAGTTGAATCATATAATGTTAGATCTGTTACATCCGGAAGACAAGCTTTAGGTGAAGTTTTAGTAAGAATAAGAAGTAACTCTAAATCATTTACTGGAAGAGGAATTTCAACAGATATTATTGAAGCAAGCGCATTGGCTTATTTAAGTGCGTTAAATAAAAAAAATACATCAATTCAATTAGATAAAAAATTTAATTCACAAAGTGAATTGACAAAAGTTGTATAA
- the ilvB gene encoding biosynthetic-type acetolactate synthase large subunit, translating into MSPTKKLSGAEIFFESLKKENVEVIFGYPGGATLKIYEKLYDIDFLQHILVRHEQGATHMAKGYAMVTGKPGVVLVTSGPGATNTVTGIADAYMDSVPLVVFTGQVATHLIGNDAFQEADIVGITRPITKHNFLVRSIEELAPTIQKAFYIASTGRPGPVLVDLPKNIIAMETEFVYPSKTDIRGYKPQYKGHINQIKKAAQIIQNAKKPLLYVGGGVIMSDGNKELHVLAKETGIPVTMTLQGLGAFPGTDPQSLGMLGMHGTFWANMAINECDCLIALGARFDDRVTGNIETFSPNSYKIHVDIDPTAIDKNVLVDLPIVGDVKHVIAEIASELNGKADLTEWWNQINHWRTECPLCYEKDDIKLRTEYVIERISEKTKGDAIIVTDVGQHQMWVAQYYKFVNPRSHVTSGGLGTMGFSVPASIGAAFANKGKTIISFNGDGGFQMNIQELITAVAYKLPIKFIILNNSFLGMVRQWQELYHAEKYSFTDLSKSNPDFTKVADAFGVKSFSTDKIEEVDELIDKVLNYNDGPTLIEFKVVKEDMVFPMVPSGGSVSDMIVKRLNPKKMV; encoded by the coding sequence ATGAGTCCAACTAAAAAACTGTCTGGTGCAGAAATATTTTTTGAATCATTAAAAAAAGAAAATGTTGAAGTAATTTTCGGATATCCCGGAGGCGCAACATTAAAAATTTATGAAAAACTCTATGACATTGATTTCCTTCAACACATATTAGTTAGACATGAACAAGGTGCAACTCATATGGCTAAAGGTTATGCAATGGTTACCGGAAAACCTGGGGTTGTTTTAGTTACTTCCGGACCTGGTGCAACAAACACAGTTACCGGAATTGCCGATGCTTATATGGATTCTGTTCCGCTTGTTGTTTTTACCGGACAAGTTGCAACTCACTTAATTGGTAATGATGCATTTCAAGAAGCTGATATTGTTGGAATCACTCGGCCAATTACTAAACATAATTTTTTAGTTCGTTCAATAGAAGAATTGGCGCCAACTATTCAAAAAGCATTTTACATCGCTTCTACCGGAAGACCTGGACCGGTTCTTGTAGATCTTCCAAAAAATATTATTGCTATGGAAACAGAATTTGTTTATCCATCAAAAACTGATATTAGAGGTTATAAACCTCAATATAAAGGTCACATAAATCAAATTAAAAAAGCTGCGCAAATAATTCAAAATGCTAAAAAACCATTATTGTATGTTGGCGGTGGAGTTATTATGTCGGATGGAAATAAAGAACTTCACGTTTTGGCAAAAGAAACCGGAATTCCCGTAACAATGACTTTGCAAGGTTTAGGAGCATTTCCGGGAACTGATCCACAATCATTAGGAATGCTTGGTATGCATGGAACTTTTTGGGCAAATATGGCAATTAATGAATGTGATTGTTTAATAGCTTTAGGCGCTAGATTTGACGATCGTGTTACCGGAAACATCGAAACATTTTCTCCAAACTCATATAAAATTCATGTTGATATTGACCCAACAGCAATTGATAAAAATGTATTAGTTGATCTTCCAATTGTTGGAGATGTAAAACATGTAATTGCTGAAATAGCAAGTGAATTAAACGGTAAAGCAGATTTAACTGAATGGTGGAATCAAATAAATCACTGGAGAACAGAGTGCCCACTATGTTATGAAAAAGATGATATAAAATTACGTACAGAATATGTAATTGAAAGAATATCAGAAAAAACAAAAGGCGATGCAATAATTGTTACCGATGTTGGTCAACATCAAATGTGGGTTGCGCAATATTATAAATTTGTAAATCCAAGATCTCATGTTACCAGCGGTGGTTTAGGAACTATGGGCTTCTCTGTTCCAGCATCAATTGGAGCAGCATTCGCAAATAAGGGTAAAACCATAATTTCATTTAATGGAGACGGTGGTTTCCAAATGAATATACAAGAATTAATAACAGCAGTAGCTTATAAACTTCCCATAAAATTTATAATTCTCAATAATAGCTTTTTGGGAATGGTTAGACAATGGCAGGAATTATATCATGCAGAAAAATATAGCTTTACTGATTTAAGTAAAAGTAATCCGGATTTTACAAAAGTTGCTGATGCTTTTGGTGTTAAATCATTTTCAACAGATAAAATTGAAGAAGTTGATGAACTTATTGATAAAGTTTTAAATTATAATGATGGTCCAACTCTTATTGAATTTAAAGTTGTGAAAGAAGATATGGTATTTCCAATGGTGCCTTCTGGCGGTTCTGTTAGTGATATGATTGTAAAAAGACTAAATCCTAAAAAAATGGTGTAA
- a CDS encoding MFS transporter: MELLERAAYYGFFIVITLYLTNIVKFSDIETGIIAGIFGALIYFFPPFAGAISDKIGFKNGLILAFAFLTVGYFFLGIFHSKILVIFFLLIVVVGGSFIKPLITGTVAKTTNEANKARGFSLFYWVVNIGAFSGKTVVPSIRQGIGLEYVNFFSAGMSLLALLFAIFIFKIDENRVEKSKTFKDVFKSLKAIFATPRLIILTLIVSGFWLIQHQLYATMPKYVIRLLGEEAKPEWLANVNPLIVVLFVVIITQLFKKVKAVSVMLIGMMIMPLSALAMASSQTLETFTGNSVDIFGLFTMHPLTVMMIIGIGIQGLAECFISPRFLEYFALQAPKGEEGTYMGFSHLHSFFSYLIGFFISGFLLDAYCPDPTTLPAGISEIERTAIYANAHIIWYYFVAIASVAAIALFIFRLVTNRIDEKKQNIISSKN, translated from the coding sequence ATGGAATTATTAGAAAGAGCTGCTTACTATGGATTTTTTATTGTAATAACTCTTTACTTAACAAATATTGTAAAGTTTTCAGATATTGAAACCGGAATTATTGCTGGAATTTTTGGGGCATTAATTTACTTCTTTCCTCCTTTTGCCGGCGCAATTAGTGATAAAATTGGTTTTAAGAACGGACTCATTTTAGCTTTTGCGTTTTTAACAGTTGGATATTTTTTCTTGGGAATTTTCCATTCAAAAATATTAGTAATATTTTTTCTTTTAATTGTCGTTGTCGGAGGGTCTTTTATAAAACCTCTTATTACAGGAACCGTTGCTAAAACTACAAACGAAGCAAATAAAGCAAGAGGATTTTCACTTTTTTACTGGGTTGTAAATATTGGAGCTTTCAGTGGTAAAACCGTTGTGCCTTCAATTAGACAAGGAATTGGTTTAGAATATGTGAATTTCTTTTCCGCCGGAATGTCTCTTCTGGCTTTGCTTTTTGCAATTTTCATTTTTAAAATTGATGAAAATCGTGTAGAAAAAAGTAAAACTTTTAAAGATGTTTTCAAATCCTTAAAGGCAATTTTTGCAACACCAAGACTTATAATTTTAACATTAATTGTTTCCGGATTTTGGCTAATTCAACATCAGCTTTATGCAACAATGCCAAAATATGTTATTAGACTATTAGGAGAAGAAGCAAAACCAGAATGGCTTGCAAATGTTAATCCACTTATTGTAGTACTTTTTGTTGTTATTATTACTCAACTTTTCAAAAAAGTAAAAGCTGTTTCAGTAATGTTAATTGGAATGATGATTATGCCCTTATCTGCATTAGCAATGGCTTCAAGTCAAACTTTAGAAACATTTACAGGAAACTCAGTTGATATATTTGGACTTTTCACAATGCATCCGCTAACTGTTATGATGATTATAGGAATTGGAATTCAAGGTTTGGCTGAATGTTTTATTTCACCAAGATTTTTGGAATATTTTGCGCTTCAAGCTCCCAAAGGTGAAGAAGGAACTTACATGGGATTTAGTCATTTGCATTCTTTCTTTTCATACTTAATAGGATTTTTCATCTCCGGATTTTTATTGGATGCATATTGTCCCGATCCAACAACATTACCTGCTGGAATTTCTGAAATTGAAAGAACAGCTATTTATGCAAACGCTCATATTATTTGGTATTATTTTGTTGCAATTGCTTCAGTTGCGGCAATAGCATTGTTTATTTTTAGATTGGTTACGAATAGAATTGATGAAAAAAAACAAAACATAATTTCTTCAAAAAATTGA
- the ilvN gene encoding acetolactate synthase small subunit: MKRIISVLVENRFGAFDRVATMFSGKGFNIDSISIGQTEIEEVSRMTIVTEGNDQILDQVVKQLNRLIDTIKVVDLSKEPKTVRELALIKVSLENNSIQEIKNLSDIFRGKVVDINNKSITLEITGPPEKIEAAVNIFLPFGIKEMARSGTIAMKRGEQIQPASKKNKLK, translated from the coding sequence ATGAAAAGAATAATTTCTGTTTTAGTAGAAAATAGGTTTGGAGCTTTTGATAGAGTTGCAACAATGTTTAGTGGAAAAGGATTTAATATAGACTCTATTTCAATTGGTCAAACTGAAATTGAAGAAGTTTCTCGAATGACAATTGTTACCGAAGGTAATGATCAGATTTTAGATCAAGTTGTAAAACAATTGAATAGGTTGATTGACACAATTAAGGTAGTTGATTTAAGTAAGGAACCGAAAACAGTTCGTGAACTTGCACTTATAAAAGTAAGTCTTGAAAATAATTCTATACAAGAAATAAAAAATTTAAGTGATATTTTTAGAGGTAAAGTTGTTGATATAAACAATAAAAGTATTACTTTGGAAATTACCGGACCTCCAGAAAAAATTGAAGCTGCTGTGAATATATTCCTTCCATTTGGAATTAAAGAAATGGCGAGATCTGGAACCATTGCGATGAAAAGAGGAGAACAAATTCAACCTGCAAGCAAAAAAAATAAATTAAAATAA